In Carassius carassius chromosome 5, fCarCar2.1, whole genome shotgun sequence, one genomic interval encodes:
- the LOC132141513 gene encoding cyclic nucleotide-gated cation channel-like yields MTGQSVAEGSPCSHRLSVQTQEDEQDQAESVLSRSQSACDDTSSELQRVAALEPQIAPSRNSFRGRGALSRLVSLVVILRDWAHRSLIEEEERPDSFLERFRGPEVRTPPSQRSNNQPDANGNTKGITKKQWETFIVSSSDDIYYYWLFFIAAAVLYNWVLLVARACFDQLQSENPVVWLVFDYLCDFVYIMDSCMRLRTGYLEQGLLVKDLAKLRDSYIHTFQFKLDVISILPTDLAYIILGINTPQLRFNRLLRFSRMFEFFNRTETRTNYPNIFRIWNLVLYILVIIHWNACIFYAISKSLGFGSDQWVYPNISSTEEGALSRSYIYCFYWSTLTLTTIGEMPPPVRDEEYVFVVFDYLVGVLIFATIVGNVGSMISNMNATRAEFQARIDAIKHYMHFRKVSRHLETRVIKWFDYLWTNQKAVDEQEVLKNLPDKLRAEIAINVHLSTLKKVRIFQDCEAGLLVELVLKLRPQVYSPGDYICRKGDIGKEMYIIKEGKLAVVADDGVTQFALLTAGGCFGEISILNIQGSKMGNRRTANIRSIGYSDLFCLSKDDLMEAVTEYPDAQKVLEERGREILRKQGLLDESAAQGGMLVMDTDEKVERLESSLDVLQARFARLLGEFTATQSRLKQRITGLERQLCHTGLGLVSDQEMDSESNGNSPRANSTK; encoded by the exons aTGACGGGCCAGTCGGTTGCCGAGGGATCTCCCTGCTCTCATCGACTCTCTGTACAAACTCAAGAGGACGAGCAGGACCAAGCAGAAAGTGTGCTCAGCAG GTCTCAGTCTGCGTGTGATGACACCTCGTCTGAGCTGCAGCGAGTAGCTGCCCTGGAGCCTCAGATTGCACCGTCCAGAAACTCCTTTAGAGGAAGAGGAGCCCTGTCCAG GTTGGTGAGTTTGGTGGTGATTCTGAGAGACTGGGCACACAGGAGTCTGATAGAGGAGGAGGAAAGACCTGATTCATTTCTAGAGAGATTCCGGGGACCCGAAGTACGAACTCCACCCAGTCAAAGGAGCAACAACCAACCAGACGCCAATGGAAACACTAAGGGAATCACAAA GAAGCAATGGGAGACATTTATAGTTTCTTCCTCTGATGATATTTACTACTACTGGCTGTTCTTCATCGCTGCTGCTGTGCTTTATAACTGGGTACTGCTAGTGGCAAG AGCATGTTTTGATCAGCTGCAGTCTGAGAATCCTGTTGTCTGGCTGGTGTTTGACTATTTGTGTGACTTTGTCTACATAATGGATTCATGTATGCGGCTAAGGAcag GTTACTTGGAGCAAGGACTTCTGGTGAAGGACTTGGCGAAACTCAGAGACAGCTACATTCATACCTTTCAGTTCAAACTGGACGTTATCTCCATCCTCCCCACAGACCTGGCATACATCATCTTAGGCATCAACACACCACAGCTACGCTTCAACCGCCTCTTGCGCTTCTCTCGTATGTTTGAGTTCTTTAATCGGACGGAGACGAGAACCAACTACCCAAACATCTTCCGCATCTGGAACTTGGTTCTCTACATTCTGGTTATTATCCACTGGAATGCCTGCATATTCTATGCCATCTCAAAGTCTCTTGGTTTTGGGTCAGATCAATGGGTTTATCCCAACATCTCATCCACAGAAGAAGGAGCTCTGAGTCGGAGCTACATATACTGCTTCTACTGGTCCACACTGACCCTCACCACCATCGGTGAAATGCCACCACCCGTACGCGACGAGGAATATGTGTTTGTGGTGTTCGATTATCTTGTCGGAGTCCTGATTTTTGCCACCATTGTGGGTAACGTGGGTTCCATGATTTCCAATATGAACGCCACACGGGCAGAGTTCCAGGCACGGATTGATGCTATTAAACATTACATGCACTTCCGCAAAGTCAGTCGCCATCTTGAGACACGTGTCATCAAATGGTTCGACTACCTGTGGACAAATCAGAAAGCAGTGGACGAACAGGAAGTCTTAAAGAATCTCCCCGACAAGCTACGTGCAGAAATTGCTATCAATGTTCATTTATCTACTCTGAAGAAAGTGCGCATCTTTCAAGATTGCGAGGCTGGGCTGTTAGTAGAGCTGGTTTTAAAGCTGCGCCCCCAAGTGTACAGTCCTGGCGACTACATCTGCCGAAAAGGAGACATTGGAAAAGAGATGTACATCATTAAAGAGGGAAAATTAGCAGTTGTTGCTGATGATGGAGTGACACAGTTTGCATTGCTAACGGCTGGGGGTTGCTTTGGTGAGATTAGCATTCTTAACATTCAGGGCAGTAAAATGGGAAACCGCCGGACAGCTAACATTCGCAGCATCGGCTACTCTGACCTTTTCTGTCTTTCAAAGGACGACCTTATGGAGGCCGTAACCGAATACCCAGATGCACAGAAGGTTCTGGAGGAGCGTGGAAGGGAGATTCTGAGGAAGCAAGGGCTTCTGGATGAAAGCGCAGCACAGGGAGGGATGCTCGTCATGGATACTGACGAGAAGGTTGAACGTCTGGAGAGCTCACTGGATGTTCTGCAAGCACGATTTGCGCGGTTGCTCGGGGAGTTCACAGCCACTCAAAGCAGACTGAAGCAAAGAATCACAGGGCTTGAGAGACAGCTGTGTCACACAGGCCTTGGACTGGTTTCAGATCAAGAGATGGACTCTGAGAGTAATGGTAACTCGCCTCGAGCCAACTCGACTAAATAG
- the LOC132141516 gene encoding charged multivesicular body protein 1b-like, with amino-acid sequence MSSMEKNLFNLKFAAKELQRSSKKCDKEEKAEKAKVKKAVQKGNMEVARIHAENAIRQKNQSVNFLRMSARVDAVAARVQTAVTMNKVTKSMAGVVKGMDATLKSMNLEKISALMDKFERQFETLDVQTAQMEDTMSSTTTLTTPQGQVDALMMEMADEAGLDLNMELPQGHTGSVAASVASTEQDELSQRLAKLRDQV; translated from the exons ATGTCCAGCATGGAAA AGAATTTGTTTAACCTCAAGTTTGCAGCCAAAGAACTTCAGCGAAGTTCCAAGAAATGCGACAAAGAAGAGAAAGCAGAGAAGGCCAAGGTCAAGaag GCTGTCCAGAAGGGTAATATGGAGGTTGCCCGGATACATGCGGAAAATGCCATTCGCCAGAAAAACCAATCAGTGAACTTCCTCAGAATGAGCGCAAGAGTAGATGCGGTGGCAGCGCGAGTACAGACAGCAGTCACCATGAACAAG GTCACCAAATCTATGGCTGGGGTGGTGAAGGGCATGGATGCAACCCTGAAGAGCATGAACCTTGAGAAG ATTTCAGCTCTAATGGATAAGTTTGAGCGTCAGTTTGAAACTCTGGACGTACAGACGGCTCAGATGGAGGACACAATGAGCAGCACCACAACACTCACTACACCACAG GGTCAAGTTGATGCTCTTATGATGGAAATGGCAGATGAGGCCGG GCTGGACCTCAATATGGAGCTTCCTCAAGGTCATACAGGATCAGTGGCAGCCAGCGTAGCATCTACAGAGCAG GATGAGCTCTCTCAGAGACTGGCCAAACTCAGAGACCAGGTTTAA